In Aureibaculum algae, the following are encoded in one genomic region:
- a CDS encoding NAD kinase: MKVGIYGQYYKGEAISYIEILLKTLAAKNIDVFIEENFYDLIKVNNFPEKEYQTFSSYKDLDNSFEVMLTVGGDGTFLRAVTFVRDLDIPILGINIGRLGFLATIQKDSISEAINLLITRKYTINERTLLSVTSNKKNDDLSEINFALNEIAVSRRNTTSMITVESYLNDEYLTSYWADGLIVATPTGSTGYSLSCGGPVITPNTKSLVLTPIAPHNLNARPLVIPENTNIKLKIIAREKQALLSLDSRTTTIDSNSVITIKKADFSLKTIQLDQQTFFKTLRDKLLWGEDKRN; encoded by the coding sequence ATGAAAGTAGGTATTTACGGACAATATTATAAGGGAGAAGCCATTAGCTATATAGAAATTCTATTAAAAACATTGGCTGCAAAAAATATTGATGTTTTTATTGAAGAAAATTTTTATGACCTTATTAAGGTTAATAATTTCCCTGAGAAAGAATATCAGACCTTTAGCAGTTATAAAGATTTAGACAATTCTTTTGAGGTAATGCTAACTGTTGGTGGTGATGGTACATTTTTAAGAGCAGTCACCTTTGTTAGAGATTTAGACATTCCAATTTTAGGTATTAATATTGGTAGATTAGGTTTTTTAGCAACGATACAAAAAGACAGTATTTCTGAAGCTATTAATTTATTAATTACCAGAAAATACACCATTAATGAAAGAACATTGCTCAGTGTTACTTCAAATAAAAAAAATGATGACCTTTCAGAAATTAACTTTGCCTTAAATGAAATTGCCGTTAGTAGAAGAAATACAACTTCAATGATTACGGTTGAATCTTATCTAAATGATGAGTATTTAACTTCTTACTGGGCAGATGGTTTAATTGTAGCTACACCTACTGGATCTACAGGTTACTCTTTGAGTTGCGGCGGACCAGTAATTACACCAAATACTAAAAGTTTGGTATTGACTCCTATTGCCCCTCATAACTTAAATGCAAGACCTTTAGTTATACCCGAAAACACAAACATTAAATTAAAAATTATTGCAAGAGAAAAACAAGCTTTATTATCTTTAGATTCTCGAACAACTACCATTGATAGCAACTCGGTAATAACTATAAAAAAAGCTGACTTTTCACTTAAAACAATACAATTAGATCAACAGACTTTCTTTAAAACACTTAGAGACAAATTACTTTGGGGAGAAGACAAACGCAACTAA
- the porG gene encoding type IX secretion system protein PorG, whose translation MRKRLLFNIFILITSISSAQLYEAGVFLGGSNYIGDIGSEYYIQPNRIAIGGVAKFNYTPRITFRATGLYTRLSDNDSRAQSSVRQDRGLQFRNSILEAALGVEFSFFKYSLNKTGFTQAPYIIAQVGAVNYSTIGPDGGKKRTTSVVFPIGLGYKMKLMENVGIALETSFRYTFKDVIDGNNHEIDDSRFTFGNPNSDDWYVFTGITIVYAFGRPGCYTGAF comes from the coding sequence ATGAGAAAAAGGCTTTTATTTAATATATTTATACTAATTACAAGTATTTCATCAGCACAACTGTATGAAGCAGGTGTCTTTTTAGGCGGAAGTAATTACATTGGTGATATTGGTTCTGAATATTATATTCAACCCAATAGAATTGCTATTGGTGGTGTTGCCAAGTTTAATTACACTCCTAGAATCACCTTCAGAGCTACGGGTTTATATACACGTTTAAGTGATAATGATAGTAGAGCACAAAGTAGTGTGAGGCAAGACAGAGGTCTCCAATTTAGAAATTCAATTTTGGAAGCTGCCTTAGGAGTAGAATTTAGCTTCTTCAAATATAGTCTTAATAAAACAGGATTTACACAAGCACCTTATATAATAGCACAAGTAGGAGCGGTAAATTATTCAACGATTGGACCTGATGGAGGTAAAAAAAGAACAACCTCAGTAGTTTTCCCTATTGGCCTTGGTTATAAAATGAAGTTGATGGAAAATGTGGGAATTGCTCTAGAAACATCTTTTAGATACACTTTTAAAGATGTTATTGACGGCAACAACCACGAAATTGACGATAGTAGATTTACATTTGGAAACCCCAACAGCGATGATTGGTATGTTTTTACTGGCATTACAATAGTTTATGCCTTTGGTAGACCAGGTTGCTATACTGGTGCCTTTTAA
- a CDS encoding isoprenyl transferase — protein MDIITQINTEKKPKHVAIIMDGNGRWAKQKGMLRVFGHRNGVKAVKQTVEAASEIGIEVLTLYAFSTENWNRPKTEVKALMKILVSSLKDELETFQQNNIRLQTIGQTQNLPKKAQKELLEVIELTKNNTSMVLNLALSYGSREEIVNTIKNISKKVVNKQLSIEEIDENIINNHLYTFTLPDVDFLIRTSGEKRISNFLLWQIAYAELYFTDVLWPDFRKEDFFKAILDYQCRERRFGKISEQIQNNND, from the coding sequence ATGGATATAATAACACAAATAAATACCGAAAAAAAACCAAAACATGTTGCCATAATTATGGATGGCAACGGTCGGTGGGCTAAACAAAAAGGAATGCTCAGAGTTTTTGGGCATCGTAATGGTGTTAAAGCAGTAAAACAAACTGTTGAAGCCGCTTCCGAAATCGGTATTGAAGTTCTTACCTTATATGCTTTTTCAACAGAAAATTGGAACCGTCCAAAAACGGAAGTAAAAGCCTTAATGAAAATTTTAGTGAGTTCGCTAAAAGATGAATTAGAAACTTTTCAACAAAATAATATTCGACTACAAACGATAGGTCAAACTCAAAATTTGCCAAAAAAAGCTCAAAAAGAACTACTTGAAGTTATTGAATTGACCAAAAATAATACATCTATGGTGTTAAATTTGGCATTAAGCTATGGGTCGAGAGAAGAAATTGTTAATACTATTAAAAATATTTCTAAAAAAGTTGTTAATAAGCAGCTTTCAATCGAAGAAATTGATGAAAATATTATAAATAATCATTTATATACATTTACTTTGCCCGACGTTGATTTTTTGATACGTACTAGTGGTGAAAAACGCATCAGTAATTTTTTATTATGGCAAATTGCCTATGCTGAATTATACTTTACTGATGTATTATGGCCAGATTTTAGAAAAGAAGATTTTTTTAAAGCAATCTTAGATTATCAATGTCGAGAAAGACGCTTTGGGAAAATTAGTGAACAAATTCAAAACAATAATGATTAG
- a CDS encoding OmpH family outer membrane protein — protein sequence MKLFKNLLLTSVLILGAMTVNAQSKVAHINTDELVAAMPETKQMQEELKKVVQAYDADFKEQSTALQTKMQKYDKEAPTQTDAENQKRLQEVQDAQRKLQMYQQTAREELQKKEFDLYKPIAERAQKAIDAVAAAKGFDYVIDSTPGKGLVVFKGTDLMADVKANLGIK from the coding sequence ATGAAACTATTTAAAAATCTACTATTAACAAGTGTATTAATTTTGGGAGCTATGACCGTGAATGCACAGTCTAAAGTAGCACACATTAACACTGACGAATTAGTTGCTGCAATGCCAGAAACTAAACAGATGCAAGAAGAACTTAAAAAAGTGGTGCAAGCATATGATGCTGATTTCAAAGAACAATCAACTGCATTACAAACAAAAATGCAAAAGTATGATAAAGAAGCACCTACTCAAACAGATGCTGAAAATCAAAAAAGACTACAAGAAGTTCAAGATGCACAACGTAAATTACAAATGTATCAACAAACTGCTCGTGAAGAATTACAAAAAAAGGAGTTTGATTTATATAAACCTATAGCTGAAAGAGCTCAAAAAGCAATTGATGCCGTTGCCGCAGCAAAAGGATTTGATTATGTTATTGACTCTACTCCAGGTAAAGGATTAGTTGTTTTTAAAGGGACTGATCTAATGGCTGATGTTAAAGCTAACTTAGGTATCAAATAA
- a CDS encoding OmpH family outer membrane protein gives MIRNLIFILTIFASTVVVAQKPQKIAYIDMQYILDNVPEYVDAESRLKAKVITWQQKLDAIKSDIETLKTDLSNEKALLTDDLISEKEEDIEIRELDLKNLQAAYFGPNGDMFFLRQQLVKPVQDQIYNAVQEIALAKKYDIVFDKSSDLVMLYSNNQYDISELVLNKIVKGRKIKEIAEKKVERTEAQEVAVEKAKTKADERKTKNDALREKIRLQNEEKAQKRAEAIKLKQEARQKRLDEIAKLKEDRAAAIKQKQDTTKTGQ, from the coding sequence ATGATACGTAATTTAATTTTTATACTAACTATATTTGCAAGTACTGTAGTAGTAGCTCAAAAGCCACAAAAAATAGCATATATTGATATGCAATACATTCTAGACAATGTACCTGAATATGTTGATGCGGAATCTAGACTAAAGGCAAAAGTAATTACTTGGCAACAAAAATTAGATGCAATAAAGAGTGATATTGAAACTTTAAAAACAGATTTAAGTAACGAAAAAGCTTTGCTAACTGATGATCTAATTAGTGAAAAAGAAGAAGATATTGAAATCAGAGAGCTTGATTTAAAGAATTTGCAAGCTGCTTATTTTGGTCCAAACGGAGATATGTTCTTTTTACGTCAGCAGTTAGTAAAACCAGTACAAGATCAAATATATAATGCAGTACAAGAAATAGCCCTAGCCAAAAAATACGATATTGTTTTTGACAAGTCTAGTGATTTGGTTATGCTCTATTCAAACAATCAATATGATATTAGTGAGTTAGTATTAAATAAAATTGTAAAAGGTCGGAAGATTAAAGAGATTGCAGAAAAAAAAGTGGAACGGACAGAAGCCCAAGAAGTAGCAGTTGAAAAAGCTAAAACAAAAGCAGATGAAAGAAAAACTAAAAATGATGCTTTACGAGAAAAAATTAGATTACAAAATGAAGAAAAAGCTCAAAAAAGAGCTGAAGCCATAAAGCTTAAGCAAGAAGCTCGTCAGAAACGTTTGGACGAAATTGCAAAACTAAAAGAAGATAGAGCTGCAGCAATAAAACAAAAACAAGACACAACAAAAACAGGACAATAG
- the bamA gene encoding outer membrane protein assembly factor BamA, which translates to MIRKLKVNLLLLVFTLTAFLSNAQDIPQTTIKTADTIITPSAIDSLAVTSTDTIPAKKINIDDVNFNKVNTYILGGISVKGNEQFSDQSITVFSELRVGQPIKIPGDKLTGAIKKLWNSKLFSNVDVYVTKIDDNTIYLEFEVQELTKISSVTVEGVKKNKGEELIKETEFKKGAMLTENLLTTTKNYIKKKYVDKGFLKTKVNINTKVDTTDNNAEKALIVIDKGNKIKIKNLRFSGNVKHEDKWLAKQLKKTKQKKFYRFWKPSKYIEEEYEADLERLVEKYQEKGYRDAQILKDSISWNDDNTINLDITVNEGKKYYFGNIEFLGNTVYSDTILQQFIGLEKGDIYNGKLLNERIKGDGTPDSQDITNFYLNNGYLFSSVIPVETKVENDTIDIQIRIREDEPANIRKITLVGNEVTNDYVLLREMRTMPGQLFSREDIIRTIREVGQLPYIDPESIVPDVQPNYADKTVDIEYSVVEKGASQIELQGGFGGSTFIGTLGLSFSNFSIKNIFKGKEYKPVPRGDGQSVALRAQASRFSNSYSLSFTEPWFGGKKPKSLSLSVYSSSQFSYNYQTNKVDKSQKLNIIGATLALNQRLKWPDDYFTLSTAISYQRFNLDNFFLGTFGFNNGISNNLSLGLNFSRSSAGYNPIFPTLGSTFSIGAKLTPPYSLFDSKDKDYENLTSAERFKLLEYYKLNFSGKWFSKIMGKPQHELVLMSNVEFGFLGAYNNELGVSPFERFYLGGDGLASGQFDGRTTVGLRGYENNSLSSNLGSTIYNKFSLELRYPITLKPTASIYVLGFLEGGKAFDDFNNFAPFNLKRSAGAGIRIHMPAFGLLGIDFAKGFDTDLVTPGQSVHFIIGQQF; encoded by the coding sequence ATGATTAGAAAACTAAAGGTCAACCTATTACTCTTAGTATTTACACTAACGGCATTTTTAAGTAATGCACAAGACATCCCCCAAACAACTATAAAAACTGCAGACACCATAATCACCCCTTCTGCAATTGATAGCCTTGCTGTAACATCTACTGATACAATTCCTGCTAAAAAAATAAATATTGACGATGTTAATTTCAATAAAGTAAATACGTATATACTTGGTGGTATTTCTGTTAAAGGAAATGAGCAATTTTCTGACCAATCTATTACCGTTTTTTCTGAATTACGCGTTGGGCAGCCCATAAAAATACCTGGTGATAAATTGACCGGAGCAATAAAAAAATTGTGGAACTCAAAACTATTTAGCAATGTTGACGTTTACGTCACAAAAATTGATGATAACACTATTTATTTAGAGTTCGAAGTTCAAGAACTTACTAAAATTAGCTCCGTTACTGTTGAAGGAGTGAAAAAGAATAAGGGTGAGGAACTCATTAAAGAAACAGAGTTCAAAAAAGGTGCAATGCTTACCGAAAACCTTTTAACAACGACTAAAAACTACATTAAAAAGAAATATGTCGACAAAGGTTTCTTAAAAACTAAAGTTAACATAAATACCAAAGTTGATACTACTGATAATAATGCCGAAAAAGCATTGATCGTTATTGATAAAGGAAATAAAATAAAAATAAAAAACTTACGATTCAGCGGTAACGTAAAGCATGAAGATAAGTGGCTTGCGAAGCAGCTTAAAAAAACAAAGCAAAAGAAATTTTATCGCTTCTGGAAACCTTCTAAATATATTGAAGAAGAATACGAGGCCGACTTAGAGCGATTAGTTGAAAAATATCAAGAAAAAGGATATCGTGATGCTCAAATTTTAAAAGATTCTATCTCTTGGAACGATGACAATACCATCAATCTGGACATTACCGTTAACGAAGGTAAAAAATATTATTTCGGTAATATTGAATTCTTAGGGAATACCGTTTATTCTGATACTATTTTACAACAGTTCATTGGATTAGAAAAAGGAGACATATATAATGGAAAATTATTGAACGAGCGTATTAAAGGTGATGGAACACCAGATTCTCAAGATATTACAAACTTCTACCTTAATAATGGTTATTTATTTTCTAGTGTTATCCCTGTAGAAACCAAAGTAGAAAATGACACTATTGATATTCAGATTAGAATTAGAGAAGATGAACCTGCTAATATTAGAAAAATAACACTTGTAGGTAACGAAGTAACCAATGATTATGTATTATTGAGAGAAATGCGTACCATGCCAGGTCAATTGTTTAGTAGAGAAGATATTATACGTACCATTAGAGAGGTAGGGCAGCTTCCATATATTGACCCAGAAAGTATTGTACCTGATGTACAACCTAATTATGCTGATAAAACAGTTGATATTGAATATAGTGTTGTTGAAAAAGGTGCCAGTCAAATAGAATTACAAGGTGGTTTTGGTGGTAGTACTTTTATAGGAACTTTAGGGTTGTCTTTTAGTAACTTTTCGATAAAGAATATTTTTAAAGGTAAAGAATACAAACCTGTTCCGAGAGGAGATGGACAGAGTGTTGCATTGCGTGCTCAAGCAAGTCGTTTTTCTAATTCATATAGTTTATCATTTACGGAGCCATGGTTTGGAGGTAAAAAACCAAAATCATTATCATTATCTGTATATAGCTCTAGCCAATTTAGCTACAATTACCAAACAAATAAAGTTGATAAAAGCCAAAAATTAAATATTATTGGTGCTACATTAGCATTAAACCAACGTTTAAAATGGCCTGATGATTATTTCACATTATCTACGGCTATTAGTTACCAACGTTTTAATCTAGATAACTTTTTCTTAGGTACTTTTGGATTTAACAATGGTATTTCAAACAATTTATCTTTAGGTCTTAACTTTAGCAGAAGTTCTGCTGGTTATAATCCAATTTTTCCAACCTTAGGTTCTACATTCAGTATAGGTGCTAAATTAACACCTCCATATTCATTGTTTGATAGTAAAGATAAAGATTATGAAAATTTAACTTCTGCAGAGCGTTTCAAGTTACTAGAATATTACAAACTTAACTTTAGTGGTAAATGGTTTAGTAAAATAATGGGAAAACCTCAACACGAACTTGTTTTGATGTCTAACGTTGAATTTGGTTTCTTAGGTGCTTATAATAACGAATTAGGTGTTTCGCCTTTCGAACGTTTTTACTTAGGTGGAGATGGTCTAGCTTCCGGCCAATTTGATGGTAGAACTACAGTTGGTTTACGTGGATATGAAAATAATAGCTTATCTTCTAACTTAGGTAGTACTATCTATAACAAATTTTCATTAGAACTTCGTTATCCTATAACTTTAAAACCAACCGCTTCAATTTACGTATTAGGGTTTTTAGAAGGCGGTAAAGCATTTGATGATTTTAATAACTTTGCACCATTTAATTTAAAACGTTCTGCTGGAGCAGGCATTAGAATACATATGCCAGCATTTGGTTTATTAGGTATAGATTTTGCTAAAGGATTTGATACTGATCTAGTTACGCCAGGTCAATCTGTACATTTTATTATTGGTCAACAATTCTAA